The Deinococcus sedimenti genome window below encodes:
- a CDS encoding NUDIX domain-containing protein translates to MTGETTGGTRVVYDGRIVRLELLDGKWEVVRHADAVAILALNTRGEMLLVRQERRAVGAFTVEAPAGLIDPGETPEQAARRELQEEAGLDGDVTLFTRFYASPGFCDEFLYVFEATNLRESKLPHDEDEEGIEVLWLPPAQVLAGLRDGTLIGSASTVAAAMHAVILLAGRQGGA, encoded by the coding sequence ATGACCGGCGAGACGACGGGTGGGACGAGGGTGGTGTATGACGGGCGGATCGTGCGCCTGGAACTCCTGGACGGCAAGTGGGAGGTGGTGCGGCACGCGGACGCGGTGGCGATCCTGGCCCTGAACACGCGCGGGGAGATGCTGCTGGTCCGCCAGGAGAGGCGCGCGGTGGGGGCGTTCACGGTGGAGGCCCCGGCCGGGCTGATCGATCCGGGCGAGACGCCCGAGCAGGCGGCGCGGCGCGAGTTGCAGGAGGAGGCGGGCCTGGACGGCGACGTGACGCTGTTCACGCGCTTCTACGCCAGCCCTGGGTTCTGCGACGAGTTCCTGTACGTGTTTGAGGCGACGAACCTCCGGGAGAGCAAGCTGCCGCACGACGAGGACGAGGAGGGCATCGAGGTGCTGTGGCTGCCGCCCGCGCAGGTCCTGGCGGGGCTGCGGGACGGGACGCTGATCGGCAGCGCGTCCACAGTGGCGGCCGCCATGCACGCCGTGATCCTGCTCGCGGGCCGCCAGGGTGGCGCGTGA
- a CDS encoding DUF6174 domain-containing protein, producing MTLTVRRTVPRLLLTGLLTAVTGAALAGGGSGSQTGAPTTAPFGCRAGYVRPDFKALNAQLTQARALWASQRPANYTYDVNQIAAPVLFPGTRVTVSGGRVTRTALAPGQDGTVNPALSARTMDARFDEIAATLKAQVKAPCPIVRQTFDPTYGYPTRFASGLGDEGIMDGFGEWNISNFTVN from the coding sequence ATGACCCTCACCGTCCGCCGCACCGTTCCGCGCCTCCTCCTGACCGGCCTGCTGACCGCCGTGACCGGCGCGGCCCTCGCGGGGGGCGGCAGCGGCTCCCAGACCGGCGCGCCCACCACCGCCCCCTTCGGCTGCCGCGCCGGGTACGTCCGCCCCGACTTCAAGGCCCTGAACGCCCAGCTGACCCAGGCCCGCGCCCTGTGGGCCAGCCAGCGCCCCGCGAACTACACCTACGACGTGAACCAGATCGCCGCGCCCGTCCTGTTCCCCGGCACCCGCGTCACCGTGAGCGGCGGCCGCGTGACCCGCACCGCCCTGGCCCCCGGACAGGACGGCACCGTGAACCCCGCCCTGTCCGCCCGCACCATGGACGCCCGCTTCGACGAGATCGCCGCCACCCTGAAAGCCCAGGTGAAAGCCCCCTGCCCCATCGTCCGGCAGACCTTCGACCCCACCTACGGGTACCCCACCCGCTTCGCGTCCGGCCTCGGCGACGAGGGCATCATGGACGGCTTCGGCGAATGGAACATCAGCAACTTCACCGTGAACTGA
- a CDS encoding ABC transporter ATP-binding protein — protein MTKQGAPAVPAIEVRGLYKTYGSNAVLEDVHLTVKPGEVYALTGPNGAGKTTLIRTMTGLAFPSQGEIRLLGRDVHTDGERARAYLGAVVEAPAKFYPQFTGTQNLQIHANLSAMAPGGRKISRDRIREVLALLELTRMADRRVGEYSLGQRQRLGVASAMLAEPKVLILDEPTSGLDPLGIGLIHRIVTSLATSGCAVVLSTHHLREIATYAHTVGILTGGRLVDTVDLRARQAAYRFRVDDPVGAAAVLERLPFVRRVSTRTPYAIAHLGGESRVPDALSHLHSEGIRVFEASPDHFDLYEYYRERVEQA, from the coding sequence GTGACGAAGCAAGGTGCGCCAGCCGTTCCCGCCATCGAGGTGAGGGGGCTGTACAAAACGTACGGTTCGAATGCCGTCCTGGAGGACGTTCATCTGACCGTGAAACCCGGAGAGGTGTACGCCCTGACCGGCCCGAACGGCGCCGGGAAGACCACCCTGATCCGCACCATGACCGGCCTGGCGTTCCCCAGTCAGGGCGAGATCCGCCTGCTGGGCCGCGACGTGCACACCGACGGTGAGCGCGCCCGCGCGTACCTGGGCGCGGTCGTGGAGGCCCCCGCGAAGTTCTACCCGCAGTTCACGGGCACGCAGAACCTCCAGATTCACGCGAACCTGTCTGCGATGGCGCCGGGCGGCCGCAAGATCAGCCGTGACCGCATCCGCGAGGTGCTGGCGCTGCTGGAATTGACGCGCATGGCTGACCGCCGGGTCGGCGAGTACTCGCTGGGGCAGCGGCAGCGGTTGGGCGTGGCGAGCGCCATGCTGGCCGAACCGAAGGTCCTGATCCTCGACGAACCCACCAGTGGCCTGGACCCGCTGGGCATCGGGCTGATCCACCGGATCGTGACGAGTCTCGCCACGAGCGGCTGCGCGGTCGTGCTCAGCACGCACCACCTGCGCGAGATCGCCACGTACGCGCACACGGTCGGCATCCTGACCGGCGGGCGACTGGTGGACACCGTGGACCTGCGCGCCCGGCAGGCCGCGTACCGTTTCCGTGTGGACGACCCGGTCGGCGCGGCGGCGGTGCTGGAGCGCCTGCCGTTCGTGCGGCGCGTCAGCACCCGCACGCCGTACGCGATCGCGCACCTGGGCGGCGAGTCGCGTGTGCCGGACGCCCTGTCGCACCTGCACAGCGAGGGCATCCGCGTGTTCGAGGCCAGCCCGGACCACTTCGACCTGTACGAGTACTACCGCGAACGCGTGGAGCAAGCCTGA
- the ribF gene encoding riboflavin biosynthesis protein RibF, translating to MKTYVSPGQRPDTATVVAVGSFDGVHLGHQALIAQLKAKAREHRVPSVVYTFDPPTRVLTQGVEFLSTLPEKLDLLARYGVDETIAASFTPEFASRPKEAFLDDLRLLRPRAIVVGEDFHFGRGRAGSAADLREVAPEVVVVPIHGLSGEDIKSTRVREYLKSGDVDGARRLLGRHYDAQGVVVQGDQLGRTIGWPTANIRVPDGKALPLGVFAVVAVGDHGRWHGMANVGFRPTVNGTDRRFEVHLFDYSGDLYGQELQIKFFTHLRGEQKFSGLDELKAQIARDAQAARDALKDVR from the coding sequence GTGAAGACGTACGTGTCGCCCGGACAGCGCCCGGACACCGCCACGGTGGTCGCGGTCGGGTCGTTCGACGGGGTGCACCTGGGGCATCAGGCCCTGATCGCGCAATTGAAGGCCAAGGCGCGCGAGCACCGGGTGCCCAGCGTGGTGTACACCTTCGATCCGCCCACGCGGGTGCTGACGCAGGGCGTGGAGTTCCTGTCCACCCTCCCGGAGAAACTGGACCTGCTGGCCCGCTACGGCGTGGACGAGACCATCGCGGCGTCGTTCACGCCGGAGTTCGCGTCCCGCCCGAAGGAGGCGTTCCTGGATGACCTGCGCCTCCTGCGCCCCCGCGCGATCGTGGTCGGCGAGGACTTCCACTTCGGGCGGGGCCGCGCCGGGAGCGCCGCGGACCTGCGCGAGGTCGCGCCGGAGGTCGTCGTGGTGCCCATCCACGGCCTGAGCGGCGAGGACATCAAGAGTACCCGCGTGCGCGAGTACCTCAAGAGCGGGGACGTGGACGGCGCGCGGCGCCTGCTGGGCCGCCATTACGACGCGCAGGGCGTGGTCGTGCAGGGCGACCAGTTGGGCCGCACGATCGGCTGGCCCACCGCAAACATCCGCGTGCCGGACGGCAAGGCCCTGCCGCTGGGCGTATTCGCCGTGGTGGCCGTGGGGGATCACGGGCGCTGGCACGGCATGGCGAACGTCGGCTTCCGCCCCACCGTGAACGGCACCGACCGCCGCTTCGAGGTGCACCTGTTCGACTACAGCGGCGACCTGTACGGCCAGGAATTGCAGATCAAGTTCTTCACGCACCTGCGCGGCGAGCAGAAATTCAGCGGACTGGACGAACTGAAGGCCCAGATCGCCCGCGACGCACAGGCGGCGCGCGACGCCCTGAAAGACGTCCGGTAA
- a CDS encoding 1,4-dihydroxy-6-naphthoate synthase: MSTDALSPVSSPESSAELPAVLDLGYSFCPNDTFIFHALHAGLVQGPLPVREVLEDVQTLNEWALSGRLPMTKISYRAYFEVMDRYVALRAGGALGRGVGPLVVTRGDVQDLNGRTVASPGALTTAELLLRLVFPEVNVVRMRYDEVMPAVQSGECAGQPIDAGLIIHESRFTFHEYGLTRLLDLGAWWEQDTGLPLPLGAILVRRDLPLEMQRGLNAAVRASLEYAYAHPDAARAYIREHALEMSDEVMQAHIDLYVNPFSLDVGDEGERAVRELHRRAVEVGATRPSDLPLFVTL, encoded by the coding sequence ATGAGCACGGACGCCCTCTCCCCTGTTTCGTCCCCCGAGTCCTCCGCCGAGCTGCCCGCGGTGCTGGACCTGGGGTACTCGTTCTGCCCGAACGACACGTTCATCTTTCACGCGCTGCACGCGGGGCTGGTGCAGGGGCCGCTGCCGGTGCGCGAGGTGCTGGAGGACGTGCAGACCCTGAACGAGTGGGCGCTGTCGGGGCGGTTGCCGATGACGAAGATCAGTTACCGCGCGTACTTCGAGGTGATGGACCGGTACGTGGCGCTGCGCGCGGGCGGGGCGCTGGGGCGGGGCGTGGGGCCGCTGGTCGTGACGCGCGGGGACGTGCAGGACCTGAACGGGCGGACGGTGGCGTCGCCGGGTGCGCTGACCACGGCGGAGTTGCTGCTGCGGCTGGTGTTCCCGGAGGTGAACGTCGTGCGGATGCGTTACGACGAGGTCATGCCTGCCGTGCAGAGCGGCGAGTGCGCGGGGCAGCCCATCGACGCTGGGCTGATCATTCACGAGTCGCGCTTCACCTTCCACGAGTACGGGTTAACCCGCCTGCTGGACCTGGGCGCGTGGTGGGAGCAGGACACGGGCCTGCCGCTGCCGCTGGGCGCGATCCTGGTACGCCGCGACCTGCCGCTGGAAATGCAGCGTGGCCTGAACGCGGCGGTGCGGGCCAGCCTGGAGTACGCGTACGCGCACCCGGACGCGGCGCGCGCGTACATCCGCGAGCACGCGCTGGAGATGTCCGACGAGGTCATGCAGGCGCACATCGACCTGTACGTGAATCCCTTCAGTCTGGATGTGGGCGACGAAGGTGAGCGGGCCGTGCGGGAACTGCACCGCCGCGCGGTGGAGGTGGGCGCGACGCGGCCGTCGGACCTCCCGCTGTTCGTGACTCTCTGA